One window from the genome of Bacillus kexueae encodes:
- the motA gene encoding flagellar motor stator protein MotA, which yields MDKTSLIGLILGFIALGVGMILKGVEFTALLNPAAFLIIIVGTIAAVVIAFPTSEIKRIPKLMGILFKEQKHTSIQELIPLFSDWAQVARKEGLLALEAKLQEVDDPFLKNGLTMAVDGQTAEFIRDVMTEEIEAMEDRHEAGAAIFTQAGTYSPTLGVLGAVIGLIAALSHMEDIEALGASIAAAFVATLFGIFFGYVLWHPFANKLRRKSKQEALVRQVMIEGILSILEGQSARAIEQKLSIYLSENERKALLQESVTDNG from the coding sequence ATGGACAAAACGTCACTGATAGGTTTAATCTTAGGTTTTATTGCACTTGGGGTCGGGATGATACTTAAAGGGGTTGAATTTACTGCTTTACTCAATCCAGCGGCCTTTTTAATTATTATCGTCGGTACGATTGCGGCTGTCGTTATCGCCTTTCCGACAAGTGAAATTAAACGAATTCCAAAATTAATGGGGATTTTATTTAAAGAACAAAAACATACATCGATTCAAGAATTAATTCCGCTCTTTTCCGACTGGGCACAAGTCGCACGAAAAGAAGGTTTACTCGCATTAGAAGCGAAGTTACAAGAGGTTGATGATCCATTTTTGAAAAACGGTCTAACAATGGCAGTCGACGGACAGACGGCTGAGTTTATCCGAGATGTGATGACTGAAGAAATTGAAGCGATGGAAGATCGACATGAAGCCGGTGCGGCGATCTTCACGCAAGCAGGTACTTATTCACCAACACTTGGGGTATTGGGAGCCGTAATTGGACTAATTGCTGCCCTTTCACATATGGAAGATATTGAAGCATTAGGTGCGTCGATCGCAGCGGCATTCGTTGCAACGCTTTTCGGGATTTTCTTCGGATACGTTCTATGGCATCCATTTGCCAATAAGTTACGAAGAAAGTCGAAACAAGAGGCACTCGTTCGTCAAGTGATGATTGAAGGAATTTTATCCATTCTTGAAGGACAATCAGCACGAGCAATTGAACAAAAATTATCCATCTATCTATCTGAGAATGAGCGCAAAGCTCTATTACAAGAAAGTGTGACTGACAATGGCTAA
- the motB gene encoding flagellar motor protein MotB, whose amino-acid sequence MAKRRKKKETPHVDESWLIPYADLLTLLLALFIILFGMSSIDAQKFRQLASAFNASLTGGTGVLEFPYPIEDLDPSITEPEEEKEEELDKLEDQHQLSEVQKKINAYIDEKNLNGKLQTTLTDEGLLITILDDILFDSGKANVRSSDVQLAREISQLLVMNPPRNVVVSGHTDNVPIKNAQFDSNWHLSVMRAVNFMKILLENDQLDPKLFSAKGFGEFKPVASNDTASGRQKNRRVEILVLPYGITAENNQN is encoded by the coding sequence ATGGCTAAGCGTAGGAAGAAAAAAGAAACTCCACACGTAGATGAATCGTGGTTAATTCCGTACGCCGACCTGTTAACGTTGCTGCTTGCGTTGTTTATTATTTTATTTGGAATGAGCTCCATTGACGCACAAAAATTCCGCCAACTAGCAAGTGCTTTTAACGCTTCGTTAACAGGAGGAACTGGTGTTTTAGAATTCCCCTATCCAATTGAAGACCTTGATCCTTCGATAACAGAACCGGAAGAAGAAAAAGAAGAAGAGCTAGATAAACTTGAAGATCAACACCAATTAAGTGAAGTACAAAAGAAAATTAATGCCTACATTGATGAGAAAAACTTGAATGGAAAATTGCAAACGACATTAACGGATGAAGGGCTATTAATTACAATTTTAGACGATATTTTATTTGATTCGGGAAAAGCCAATGTTCGGTCAAGTGATGTCCAGCTGGCGCGGGAAATCTCGCAATTACTTGTCATGAACCCACCGCGAAATGTCGTCGTAAGCGGACATACCGATAATGTCCCGATCAAAAATGCGCAATTCGATTCCAACTGGCATTTGAGTGTCATGCGTGCGGTAAACTTCATGAAAATTTTATTAGAAAACGATCAACTCGACCCGAAGCTTTTTAGCGCAAAAGGGTTTGGAGAATTTAAGCCAGTTGCATCCAACGATACCGCAAGCGGTCGTCAAAAAAATCGACGAGTTGAAATTCTCGTCCTTCCATACGGAATAACTGCCGAGAACAATCAAAACTAA
- a CDS encoding MarR family winged helix-turn-helix transcriptional regulator: MSCTGKNDHSLKLYVVLSKAYRAIHDYVSKHIQSYGLNPTEFAVLELLYHKGHQPLQQIGGKILLASGSITYVVDKLEKKELIERKACPNDRRVTHAVLTEKGTQLMEDMFPKHKEFIDETLSVLSDEEKIQATDILRKLGLHVKELD, encoded by the coding sequence GTGAGCTGTACAGGAAAGAACGACCATTCGTTAAAGCTTTATGTTGTTTTATCGAAGGCATACCGAGCTATTCACGATTATGTAAGTAAACACATTCAATCGTACGGGTTGAATCCAACTGAATTTGCGGTGTTAGAATTGCTCTATCATAAAGGACATCAGCCGCTACAGCAAATTGGAGGAAAAATTTTGTTGGCTAGCGGAAGCATCACCTATGTGGTCGACAAGCTGGAAAAAAAGGAGTTAATTGAACGGAAAGCATGTCCTAATGATCGCCGTGTCACACATGCAGTCTTAACAGAGAAGGGGACTCAATTAATGGAAGATATGTTCCCGAAACATAAAGAATTTATCGATGAAACGTTAAGTGTCTTGTCGGATGAGGAAAAAATACAAGCAACGGACATTTTAAGAAAATTAGGACTCCACGTGAAAGAACTAGATTAA
- a CDS encoding ATP-binding protein — MSFLHIRRYLVIALIPTLLISFIIFYQKSNDLFQDRSLEAYDQLTKQKKEIDRLLGDTKARMDTIATFIPRLNQETNWQQLLFDLSKEDPRFSGMYLVNTEGYFQYGSRPFDENVSIKSRPYFQEARDTKSLSISEPFIGRFSNHHIIVLCMPILSAKDEILYYFITTINVDLVEKKLKTEKNEIIYIENNQEEVLLRFGASLEKKKVAEKISIPLDEVDWTLSKNVTTLQPLDILQPISPIILFVFFTTHFLFLVFEINRFKKEANLEKLTLQAERYELMQALAVSTAHEIRNPLAGIKGFVQLLNEKYKDDEDQHYFSVIKTELTRLSHIVDDLHMLGKKVDQYEDSRTDIVEMLKEISPIISAECHVNGITFDVDFKSFESKVIKGSKDQLKQVVLNLTKNAIQAMEHGGTLTIRITENSNRIYVRIEDTGIGIPEDKLDQIYQPYYTSKQSGTGLGLAISKSIIELFDGTIHIESTEHIGTTVTVSFPIHK, encoded by the coding sequence ATGAGTTTCTTACACATTAGAAGATATCTAGTTATCGCATTGATTCCAACTTTACTTATCAGTTTTATCATTTTTTATCAAAAAAGTAATGACTTGTTTCAAGACCGATCACTTGAAGCGTATGACCAGTTAACAAAGCAAAAAAAAGAAATTGATCGACTACTTGGTGATACGAAAGCTCGGATGGATACAATCGCTACCTTTATCCCCCGTCTAAATCAAGAAACAAACTGGCAACAACTTTTATTCGATTTATCGAAAGAAGACCCTCGTTTTTCCGGTATGTATCTTGTCAATACAGAAGGGTATTTTCAATACGGGTCCCGTCCATTTGATGAAAATGTAAGCATTAAGAGTCGACCTTACTTTCAAGAAGCACGAGATACAAAATCTCTTTCTATATCTGAACCTTTTATCGGCCGGTTTTCAAACCACCACATCATTGTTTTGTGCATGCCAATTTTATCAGCAAAAGATGAAATTTTGTATTACTTCATCACGACGATCAATGTTGATTTAGTCGAGAAAAAATTAAAAACAGAAAAAAACGAAATCATTTATATTGAAAATAATCAAGAAGAAGTGCTGTTACGATTTGGAGCATCACTAGAAAAGAAAAAAGTGGCTGAAAAGATTTCCATTCCGCTTGATGAAGTGGATTGGACTCTTTCAAAGAACGTTACCACTTTACAACCGTTAGACATTTTACAACCTATTAGTCCTATTATTTTATTCGTTTTCTTTACAACCCATTTCCTTTTTCTTGTTTTTGAAATCAACCGTTTCAAAAAAGAAGCAAACTTAGAGAAGTTAACCCTTCAGGCAGAGCGATATGAACTGATGCAAGCACTGGCGGTTAGCACAGCGCATGAAATTCGGAATCCTTTAGCTGGAATTAAAGGTTTTGTTCAGTTACTAAATGAAAAATATAAAGACGATGAGGACCAACACTATTTCTCTGTCATTAAGACCGAACTGACACGTCTATCTCATATTGTTGATGATTTGCACATGCTTGGGAAAAAGGTCGATCAATACGAAGATAGCCGAACCGATATCGTCGAAATGCTTAAAGAAATTTCACCTATCATATCAGCGGAATGTCATGTGAACGGTATAACATTTGACGTAGATTTCAAGTCTTTTGAGTCGAAAGTCATTAAAGGTTCAAAAGACCAACTCAAGCAAGTGGTACTGAATTTAACGAAAAATGCCATTCAAGCGATGGAGCATGGGGGAACATTGACGATTCGAATAACCGAAAATTCAAATCGAATCTATGTAAGAATTGAAGACACCGGAATCGGCATCCCTGAAGATAAACTCGATCAAATCTATCAACCTTATTATACGTCGAAACAGTCTGGAACCGGGTTGGGACTGGCGATTAGTAAATCTATCATTGAACTTTTCGATGGCACGATTCATATTGAATCAACAGAACATATCGGAACAACTGTCACGGTTTCATTTCCTATACATAAATGA
- a CDS encoding aspartyl-phosphate phosphatase Spo0E family protein, with product MVDNHVLEQLDEEISLKRKELVEMARLKGFTSVETITISQELDSLLNDYQKLMVENQTIPYMDNELPKWTVSDSFFLSKSNEKESAIV from the coding sequence ATGGTGGACAATCATGTTTTGGAACAGCTCGACGAAGAAATTTCACTAAAACGAAAAGAATTAGTCGAAATGGCAAGACTAAAAGGTTTTACGAGTGTTGAAACCATTACAATTAGCCAGGAGCTAGACTCTTTATTGAATGATTATCAAAAACTAATGGTAGAAAATCAAACCATTCCGTATATGGATAACGAATTACCGAAATGGACCGTTTCCGATTCTTTTTTCCTCTCAAAATCGAATGAAAAAGAATCAGCTATCGTTTAA
- a CDS encoding flavin monoamine oxidase family protein produces the protein MNSLSKDKMLKTIQQGIGRTNQPKKIIIVGAGMAGLVAGSLLKEAGHEVEIIEASSRVGGRVYTKREPFTDGLYLDVGAMRIPNIHDLVFAYVEKFGLTVHPFINASPKDIIFVNGVRTTFETYMKKPGILKYPLAPSERGKNVNELLDEVVGPLLSFISKNPEKNWPIAVQRFEKYSVDDYFRENPYGISLSEGANEMMKVMQMIEGFPELSFIEILRELMILFNEEIEFYEIAGGNDLLPKAFLPELRENIHFQRQMTKIKQSDQGVDITCIHPQTKASYHFKGDYAIITVPFSVLQFVEIEPLHSFSHNKRKAIRELHYVTSTKIGLQFKRRFWEEEGIFGGRMITDLPTRFSYFPSHHLGSKGPGVILASYTWEDDAAPWESLTEEQQIMNALETVSTVYGEKIKRDFVTGYTHNWGRYPYSGGCFTIFKPWQELELSPYIASPEGRVHFAGEHTDLPHGWIETAIKSGIRVAYEVDERQ, from the coding sequence ATGAATTCTCTTTCCAAAGACAAAATGTTAAAGACGATTCAACAAGGAATCGGTAGGACGAATCAACCGAAAAAAATAATCATAGTGGGTGCTGGCATGGCGGGACTTGTGGCTGGGTCATTATTAAAAGAAGCGGGGCATGAAGTGGAAATCATCGAAGCCTCATCTCGTGTTGGGGGGAGGGTCTATACGAAGAGAGAACCTTTTACGGATGGACTTTATTTAGATGTAGGAGCGATGCGAATTCCAAATATTCATGACCTCGTCTTTGCGTATGTCGAAAAGTTTGGGCTAACGGTGCACCCATTTATTAACGCATCTCCAAAAGATATTATTTTTGTAAACGGGGTTCGAACAACGTTTGAAACTTATATGAAGAAACCCGGCATATTGAAATATCCATTGGCACCTTCTGAGAGAGGGAAAAATGTAAACGAATTGCTAGATGAAGTTGTGGGCCCTTTATTATCATTTATATCAAAAAATCCAGAGAAAAATTGGCCCATTGCTGTCCAACGTTTTGAAAAGTACTCAGTTGATGATTATTTTCGTGAAAATCCGTACGGTATTTCGTTATCCGAAGGGGCAAACGAAATGATGAAAGTTATGCAAATGATTGAAGGGTTTCCTGAACTATCTTTTATCGAGATATTGCGGGAGCTTATGATTTTATTTAATGAAGAGATAGAGTTTTATGAAATTGCTGGTGGAAACGACTTGCTTCCGAAAGCATTTCTTCCTGAGCTACGAGAAAATATTCATTTTCAGCGACAAATGACAAAGATAAAGCAATCCGATCAAGGTGTCGATATCACGTGCATTCATCCGCAAACAAAAGCCTCCTATCACTTTAAAGGTGATTATGCCATTATTACGGTGCCATTTTCCGTTTTACAATTTGTCGAAATTGAACCTCTCCATTCCTTTTCTCATAATAAACGAAAAGCGATTCGTGAACTACATTATGTCACCTCTACGAAAATTGGGTTACAGTTTAAAAGGAGGTTTTGGGAAGAAGAAGGGATATTTGGAGGAAGAATGATTACGGATCTTCCGACGCGCTTTTCCTATTTTCCAAGCCATCATTTAGGCTCGAAAGGTCCCGGTGTAATATTGGCAAGCTATACGTGGGAAGACGATGCCGCGCCATGGGAGAGTTTAACAGAAGAGCAACAGATTATGAATGCTTTAGAAACCGTTTCCACTGTATACGGAGAAAAGATTAAGAGAGATTTTGTTACGGGCTATACCCATAACTGGGGACGGTATCCGTATTCGGGTGGGTGTTTTACAATCTTTAAACCATGGCAAGAATTGGAGCTCTCTCCTTACATCGCATCACCAGAAGGGCGTGTTCATTTTGCGGGTGAGCATACGGACCTTCCACACGGATGGATCGAAACCGCAATTAAGTCGGGGATTCGTGTTGCTTATGAAGTAGATGAACGCCAGTAG
- a CDS encoding 5-bromo-4-chloroindolyl phosphate hydrolysis family protein: MKAILLFLLNTFTSCTFMVISWFLFYFGLKLPFFQSGLFAILVWITTFIFFRFLQQSRLLRRNKLTRREYKYIKDNIREAERKIQRLQKSFFRARSIDSWKVLFENLRIAKRIIQIVKNEPRRFFLADRFFFYHLDSSIEIAEKYTKLATQPIHDVEMRRFIEESKSALKELNGQLQEDLKSVLQHDVDHLQFELDVVKKQLQQSKR, encoded by the coding sequence ATGAAAGCTATACTGCTTTTTCTACTTAATACGTTCACGTCGTGTACCTTTATGGTCATTAGTTGGTTTCTATTCTATTTCGGCTTGAAATTACCATTCTTTCAATCCGGATTGTTTGCTATTCTCGTTTGGATTACAACGTTCATCTTCTTCCGGTTCTTGCAACAATCCCGCTTATTAAGAAGGAACAAGCTTACGAGACGAGAATACAAATACATTAAAGACAATATAAGAGAGGCTGAGCGAAAAATTCAGCGATTACAAAAATCGTTTTTTCGTGCACGTTCCATCGATTCATGGAAAGTGTTGTTTGAGAACCTTCGCATCGCTAAACGAATTATTCAAATCGTTAAAAACGAGCCAAGGCGTTTTTTCTTAGCCGATCGCTTTTTCTTTTATCATTTAGATTCCAGCATTGAAATAGCAGAAAAATATACGAAGCTTGCTACTCAACCGATCCACGATGTGGAAATGCGAAGATTTATAGAAGAATCGAAAAGTGCTTTAAAAGAGTTAAATGGTCAGTTACAAGAGGATTTAAAATCCGTGTTACAGCACGACGTCGATCATTTACAGTTTGAGTTAGATGTGGTCAAAAAGCAACTACAACAGTCAAAGAGGTGA
- a CDS encoding toxic anion resistance protein, with product MSQQTNSNTTFDDLLQNPFGQELAPKEAVMEVSQTDKRLIDVLPSEHREKAEALAKQIDHTSRHSIVQYGANAQAKLSTFSNSMLEHVQKKDIGPIGDILKELMTKLEQVNPEELSVEKRNIFSRMFKRISSSIQEVLSKYQKLGAQVERITVKLEQSKMVLLKDIKMLDELYEHNKEYFDALNIYIAAGELKLEELQTEIIPEMRKKAEQSGDQMAIQEVNDLMQFADRLEKRLHDLKLSRQITIQSAPQIRMIQNMNQTLAEKIQSSILTSIPLWKNQIAIALTLYRQKGALEAQKQVTKTTNELLLRNAEMLKSNTIETAKENERGIVDIETLKKTQEQLISTIQETLQIQHEGRIKRRQAEQELISMENDLKQRLLEMKGE from the coding sequence TTGAGTCAACAGACGAATTCGAATACAACATTTGATGATTTATTACAAAATCCGTTCGGACAAGAACTTGCACCAAAAGAAGCAGTGATGGAAGTCTCACAAACAGATAAGCGATTAATTGATGTATTACCGAGTGAACATCGAGAAAAAGCAGAAGCACTTGCTAAACAAATTGATCATACGAGTCGTCATTCCATCGTTCAATACGGAGCGAATGCACAAGCAAAGCTCTCTACTTTTTCCAATTCGATGCTCGAGCATGTTCAAAAGAAGGACATTGGACCAATTGGGGATATTTTAAAGGAGCTCATGACCAAACTCGAACAAGTGAACCCTGAAGAATTATCCGTTGAAAAGCGCAACATTTTCTCACGGATGTTTAAACGAATTTCCTCCTCTATTCAAGAGGTGCTGTCAAAATATCAAAAACTTGGTGCGCAAGTTGAACGCATTACCGTCAAGCTTGAACAGTCGAAAATGGTCTTATTAAAAGATATTAAAATGCTTGATGAATTATACGAACATAATAAAGAGTATTTCGATGCTTTAAACATTTACATCGCGGCGGGAGAATTAAAGTTAGAAGAACTCCAAACAGAGATCATCCCAGAGATGAGGAAAAAAGCGGAGCAATCTGGCGATCAAATGGCGATTCAAGAAGTGAATGACTTAATGCAATTTGCTGATCGCTTAGAGAAGCGTTTGCACGATTTAAAACTTAGTCGACAAATTACCATTCAAAGTGCACCGCAAATCCGCATGATTCAAAATATGAACCAAACGCTTGCGGAAAAGATTCAGTCGTCCATTCTCACATCCATTCCGCTTTGGAAGAACCAAATCGCGATTGCCTTAACACTCTATCGACAAAAAGGGGCATTAGAAGCGCAAAAACAAGTAACGAAGACAACGAATGAACTTCTCCTTCGCAACGCTGAAATGTTAAAATCGAATACGATCGAAACAGCGAAAGAAAACGAGCGAGGCATCGTTGATATCGAAACATTAAAGAAAACGCAAGAACAACTTATTTCAACCATACAAGAAACCCTTCAAATTCAACACGAAGGCCGAATCAAGCGCCGTCAAGCTGAACAAGAACTCATCTCGATGGAAAATGACTTAAAACAACGATTACTTGAAATGAAGGGTGAATAA
- a CDS encoding SLC13 family permease, producing the protein MLSTKNTSSVVPFQKDAKTNYSRPQLIGLILGPTLFAIMYFLVPIQGMTLEAKAVLACTIWIACWWMTEAIPLAVTSLLPIILFPLTDGLDLDQTTASYGDDTIFLFLGGFLIALAMEKWNLHRRIALFIIQIVGTNVNRMVGGFMVATAFLSMWISNTATAMMMVPIGSAIIYKLNQSNQQMSKEDVSRLSKALMIAIAYSASIGGLATIIGTPPNAFFAAIVEEMFGVTISFATWMLFGVPISAILLILTMLYLTKIAFPIQNKSLISGKEVILEERKHLGSMKYEEKVVLLVFALTSIAWISRSFLLSQWIPTINDTIIAMIGAIILFIIPSKSQPGQAILNWDIAKSVPWGILLLFGGGLAIATGFKETGLTTWIGEQLSSIQAIPTWLLLTIIALIVIFLTEVTSNTATASMFLPIMASLAMSMHIHPYSLMVVACISASCAFMLPVATPPNAVVFSSNYLKIGDMARAGFALNLIGVLVIVVTTYFLLPILWGIDLLTYPF; encoded by the coding sequence ATGTTATCTACGAAAAACACATCATCCGTTGTTCCGTTTCAAAAGGATGCAAAAACAAATTATTCACGCCCACAGCTCATTGGTTTGATATTAGGACCTACTCTATTTGCAATCATGTACTTTCTTGTTCCCATTCAAGGAATGACACTAGAAGCGAAAGCAGTCCTTGCCTGTACGATATGGATTGCTTGCTGGTGGATGACAGAGGCGATTCCACTAGCAGTGACATCGTTATTGCCCATTATTTTATTTCCACTAACAGATGGACTCGATTTAGATCAAACTACGGCATCTTATGGGGATGACACAATATTTCTCTTTTTAGGTGGATTTTTAATTGCACTAGCGATGGAGAAATGGAATCTACATAGACGAATTGCCTTATTCATCATTCAAATTGTCGGCACTAATGTTAACCGAATGGTCGGTGGATTCATGGTCGCCACTGCATTCCTTTCCATGTGGATCTCTAATACAGCAACAGCAATGATGATGGTTCCGATTGGAAGCGCCATCATCTACAAACTAAATCAGTCAAATCAGCAAATGTCGAAAGAGGATGTCAGTCGATTATCGAAAGCGTTAATGATTGCCATTGCGTATAGCGCTTCCATCGGTGGTCTAGCTACTATTATCGGTACACCACCTAATGCGTTTTTCGCTGCTATTGTGGAAGAAATGTTTGGTGTGACCATATCCTTTGCGACGTGGATGCTATTTGGAGTGCCAATCTCGGCCATACTCTTGATTCTTACGATGCTATACTTAACAAAAATAGCATTTCCGATTCAAAATAAATCATTGATCAGTGGTAAAGAAGTCATTTTAGAGGAACGAAAACATTTAGGTTCGATGAAGTATGAAGAAAAAGTCGTATTACTCGTTTTTGCGCTTACTTCTATCGCTTGGATAAGCCGATCTTTTCTTTTATCACAATGGATCCCTACTATTAATGACACGATTATTGCTATGATAGGAGCGATAATTTTATTCATCATTCCGTCGAAAAGTCAACCGGGACAAGCCATTTTAAATTGGGACATTGCAAAATCAGTTCCATGGGGAATTCTATTACTATTCGGTGGCGGGTTAGCGATTGCCACAGGGTTTAAAGAAACCGGATTAACAACTTGGATTGGTGAACAACTCTCTTCTATTCAAGCGATTCCTACATGGTTGCTTTTAACGATAATCGCCTTAATTGTAATCTTTTTAACGGAAGTAACATCGAATACGGCAACAGCTTCAATGTTTTTACCTATTATGGCTTCATTGGCGATGTCAATGCACATCCATCCGTACAGCTTAATGGTCGTGGCATGCATTAGCGCCTCGTGTGCGTTTATGCTACCAGTTGCTACGCCCCCAAATGCCGTCGTATTTAGCTCTAATTATTTGAAAATAGGGGATATGGCAAGAGCGGGATTCGCATTAAACCTCATAGGCGTTCTTGTCATCGTTGTGACGACATACTTTTTGTTACCAATCCTTTGGGGAATTGACTTGCTTACGTATCCTTTTTAA
- a CDS encoding 1,2-dihydroxy-3-keto-5-methylthiopentene dioxygenase, giving the protein MAIIRFQQEQKEIIKQEEVFAFLNEQGVIYEQWNLSKLPERLQEKYDLTDEEKEEILTVFDEEIKDISERRGYKAQDVISLSENTPNLDQLLTNFKQEHHHTDDEVRFIVSGHGIFVIEGKDGNFFEVWLEPGDLISVPEMTRHYFTLQEDRRVVAVRIFVTTEGWVPIYEKSEVEA; this is encoded by the coding sequence ATGGCCATTATCCGATTTCAACAGGAGCAAAAAGAAATTATTAAACAAGAAGAGGTATTTGCGTTCTTAAATGAACAAGGCGTTATTTACGAACAGTGGAATCTATCAAAGCTCCCAGAAAGATTACAAGAAAAATACGATTTAACCGATGAGGAAAAAGAAGAAATCTTAACTGTATTTGATGAGGAAATTAAAGATATTTCCGAACGCCGTGGGTACAAGGCGCAAGACGTGATTTCTTTATCCGAAAACACGCCGAATTTAGATCAATTATTGACAAATTTTAAACAAGAGCATCATCACACAGATGATGAAGTTCGCTTTATCGTCAGCGGCCACGGCATTTTCGTCATTGAAGGAAAAGATGGGAACTTTTTTGAAGTGTGGTTAGAACCAGGTGACCTCATTTCCGTTCCAGAAATGACGAGACATTACTTCACACTGCAAGAAGACCGCCGTGTCGTAGCCGTGCGCATCTTCGTCACAACAGAAGGATGGGTACCAATCTACGAAAAATCAGAAGTAGAAGCGTAA
- a CDS encoding methylthioribulose 1-phosphate dehydratase, translating into MKHNIKRWNELAEIKKELAERDWFPATSGNLAIKISDNPLQFYVTASGKDKRKATLEDFVLVDRFGKPVEGESEKPSAETLLHVEIFTRTNAECSLHIHTVDNNVISEIYGDDGVVTFRGQEIIKAFGLWEENAEISVPIIRNDAHIPTLAENFSKHVHGDFGAVLIRNHGITVWGETPVQTKKYLEAFEFLFSYHLKLKQFQSLKQTI; encoded by the coding sequence ATGAAGCACAACATCAAGAGATGGAATGAATTAGCAGAAATTAAAAAGGAGCTTGCAGAGCGCGACTGGTTTCCAGCAACGAGCGGCAATTTAGCGATAAAAATTAGTGACAATCCGCTCCAGTTCTATGTGACAGCGAGTGGAAAAGATAAACGAAAGGCTACTCTTGAAGACTTCGTTCTCGTCGACCGGTTCGGAAAACCTGTAGAAGGGGAAAGTGAAAAACCGTCTGCTGAAACGTTGCTTCATGTTGAAATTTTTACCCGTACAAATGCAGAATGTAGTCTACATATCCATACGGTTGATAACAATGTTATTTCCGAGATATATGGTGACGATGGAGTTGTAACGTTTCGTGGACAAGAAATCATAAAAGCGTTCGGATTATGGGAGGAAAATGCGGAAATATCCGTGCCAATCATTCGAAATGATGCTCATATTCCAACGTTAGCCGAGAATTTTTCAAAGCATGTACACGGTGACTTCGGAGCCGTGTTAATCCGTAATCACGGTATTACTGTTTGGGGGGAAACACCTGTACAAACGAAAAAATATTTGGAAGCTTTTGAATTTCTATTCTCTTATCATTTGAAACTTAAACAATTTCAATCATTGAAACAAACGATTTAA
- a CDS encoding 2-hydroxy-3-keto-5-methylthiopentenyl-1-phosphate phosphatase, whose amino-acid sequence MKKPIILCDFDGTITKRDNILSIMKKFAPPEWERLKDDILASNISIQKGVGDMFRLIPSYEKYQLIEYALSHAELREGFHEFVSYTKEVDIPLYVVSGGMDFFVKPILKSLIPDDHIFCNEADFSGDFVTVHWPHACDDACQNECGCCKPSILRKLKEEDHEVIVIGDSITDFQVATMADVVFARDFLIEKCTEEGISFQPFESFFDIVKSLKKRQVVNV is encoded by the coding sequence ATGAAAAAACCAATCATTCTTTGCGATTTTGATGGAACCATTACGAAACGGGACAATATTTTATCGATCATGAAAAAATTTGCGCCACCTGAATGGGAACGGTTAAAAGATGACATTTTAGCCAGCAACATTTCAATCCAAAAAGGGGTGGGGGATATGTTCCGCCTGATTCCTTCGTATGAAAAATATCAGTTAATTGAGTATGCGTTATCACATGCAGAACTTCGAGAAGGATTTCATGAATTCGTTTCGTATACGAAGGAGGTCGATATTCCACTTTACGTCGTTAGTGGTGGGATGGATTTTTTCGTCAAGCCGATTTTAAAGTCACTTATTCCAGATGATCATATTTTCTGTAATGAAGCAGACTTTTCTGGTGATTTCGTGACGGTTCATTGGCCACATGCTTGTGATGATGCATGCCAAAACGAATGCGGCTGTTGTAAGCCGTCCATCTTACGAAAATTGAAAGAAGAAGATCATGAAGTAATAGTCATCGGTGATTCTATTACCGACTTTCAAGTAGCAACAATGGCTGATGTCGTCTTTGCACGCGACTTCTTAATCGAAAAATGTACAGAAGAAGGGATTTCTTTTCAACCATTTGAATCCTTTTTCGATATCGTAAAATCTTTGAAGAAACGACAGGTGGTGAACGTATGA